From one Candidatus Omnitrophota bacterium genomic stretch:
- a CDS encoding DUF6515 family protein, translated as MKNIFRLRSLAVLCLVLALACSEAYAQGGGSAWRGSGGDGPRGGEARGRGGWHHYSNGHWYRDGLLWFDTAVSVLAIGALIDRLPPRYTTVVYAGVPYYYAEGYYYRPYDRGGYIVVQPPVIVQPAAAFTAASPDTVTINIPNSKGGFTPVVLRKAGTGYIGPQGEYYSDNPTVDQLKTLYSGK; from the coding sequence ATGAAAAATATTTTTAGGCTCAGATCTTTGGCTGTGTTATGCCTGGTGCTCGCGTTGGCTTGCTCAGAAGCGTACGCACAGGGGGGAGGTTCCGCATGGCGCGGTTCCGGTGGAGATGGACCTAGAGGAGGAGAGGCAAGAGGAAGAGGCGGATGGCACCACTATAGTAACGGGCACTGGTACAGGGACGGTTTGTTGTGGTTCGATACGGCTGTTTCGGTTCTCGCCATTGGCGCGCTTATCGACAGGCTGCCGCCGAGATACACGACCGTGGTATACGCGGGCGTACCGTATTATTACGCCGAGGGCTATTACTACAGGCCGTATGATCGGGGCGGCTATATAGTTGTCCAGCCGCCGGTCATAGTTCAGCCGGCCGCGGCCTTTACCGCCGCTTCGCCGGATACGGTAACCATAAATATCCCGAATTCGAAAGGCGGCTTTACACCGGTCGTTTTGAGAAAAGCGGGGACCGGATATATCGGGCCGCAGGGCGAGTATTATTCCGATAATCCTACGGTGGATCAGTTAAAAACATTATACAGCGGAAAATGA
- a CDS encoding STAS domain-containing protein, translating to MNIFRFHKAEKFPPMVKGIEKYENFSVVKLAGAFDFDTMPSIERVIREHKGHGHIDQDVVLDFKEVTHIDTSTLAVLIYIMNTLKQGQRKLCLINCGKLVKDYIKINRLQSVIHVYRSLKDVPCKTE from the coding sequence ATGAATATATTCAGGTTCCATAAGGCTGAAAAGTTCCCGCCTATGGTAAAGGGCATCGAAAAATATGAGAATTTCTCCGTCGTCAAGCTTGCGGGGGCGTTTGATTTTGATACTATGCCCTCCATCGAGAGGGTTATAAGAGAACATAAGGGGCATGGACATATCGACCAGGATGTAGTCCTCGATTTTAAAGAAGTCACGCATATCGATACTTCAACGTTGGCCGTGTTGATCTATATCATGAATACATTAAAACAAGGGCAAAGAAAGCTGTGCCTGATAAATTGCGGTAAGCTGGTAAAAGATTATATAAAAATAAACAGATTACAATCCGTTATCCATGTTTACAGGTCATTGAAGGATGTGCCTTGTAAAACGGAATAA
- a CDS encoding malic enzyme-like NAD(P)-binding protein: MPEEKYSHKVVKKIRFRIPDVPGALGTLAIELGIEGVTLGDITKIHLTSNYIVRDIIAFFDDEKHFLKAIASVKKLKGYKILDIQDEVLNLHKGGKIEVRSRVKVETLNDLRMIYTPGVAQVCNYIVANPAAARKYTSIGNTVCIATNGSAVLGLGDIGVLAAMPVMEGKSIILNKMANVSCVPLLMQSDDAGEIVNALSCIAETFGAIMIEDVKAPLCFEIEQKLQKKVRVPVFHDDQHGTATVILAALIKALKIVKKRKDKVSIVINGAGAAGIAAARLLLGYGFKDIALCDRAGAIYEGRTGDMNKYKKEIAHVTNRRREKGALKDILPGKDVFIGLSAPGMVTREMVRNMNKRPIIFALANPIPEIWPKEAEEAGAAIALDGRTINNALAFPGIMRGALDARACEITTDMKFSAAETIASLSGKNEVVPNFMNLAVHKSVARSVFLAAGGTRR; the protein is encoded by the coding sequence ATGCCGGAAGAAAAATATTCGCATAAGGTAGTAAAAAAGATCCGGTTCAGGATACCGGATGTCCCGGGAGCGTTAGGCACCCTTGCCATCGAGCTCGGCATAGAAGGCGTGACTTTAGGAGATATCACTAAGATACACCTGACGTCAAACTATATAGTAAGGGATATCATAGCGTTCTTCGATGACGAAAAGCACTTTCTTAAAGCGATAGCCTCAGTCAAGAAGCTCAAAGGTTATAAGATATTGGATATACAGGATGAGGTCTTAAACCTGCACAAAGGCGGAAAGATAGAGGTGAGATCCCGAGTGAAGGTTGAGACTCTCAATGACCTGCGCATGATCTATACTCCGGGCGTCGCGCAGGTCTGTAATTATATTGTTGCCAATCCCGCCGCGGCGAGAAAATATACATCCATAGGCAATACCGTATGTATCGCGACTAATGGCTCCGCCGTCCTGGGATTGGGGGATATAGGGGTCCTGGCCGCGATGCCGGTAATGGAAGGGAAATCGATAATACTGAATAAGATGGCGAACGTGAGCTGTGTCCCGCTGTTGATGCAAAGCGACGACGCCGGTGAGATTGTCAATGCGCTTTCCTGCATCGCGGAAACATTCGGCGCTATCATGATAGAAGACGTCAAGGCGCCTCTCTGTTTCGAGATCGAACAGAAATTACAGAAGAAGGTCAGAGTGCCTGTATTCCACGACGACCAGCACGGCACCGCGACCGTCATATTGGCCGCATTGATAAAAGCGCTTAAGATCGTCAAAAAAAGAAAAGATAAAGTAAGCATTGTGATAAACGGCGCGGGCGCGGCCGGTATTGCCGCGGCAAGGCTTCTATTGGGATACGGTTTTAAGGATATAGCGCTATGCGACAGGGCGGGCGCCATCTATGAAGGCCGAACAGGCGATATGAATAAATATAAGAAAGAGATTGCCCATGTTACAAACAGACGCCGGGAGAAAGGAGCCCTGAAAGATATACTGCCGGGAAAAGACGTATTCATCGGCCTATCGGCTCCGGGCATGGTTACCAGGGAGATGGTGCGGAATATGAATAAGCGCCCAATCATTTTTGCTCTGGCTAATCCCATACCGGAGATATGGCCGAAAGAGGCCGAAGAAGCCGGGGCTGCCATAGCGCTGGACGGGCGGACCATAAACAACGCGCTCGCGTTCCCCGGGATCATGCGCGGCGCGCTGGACGCGCGCGCCTGTGAGATAACCACGGATATGAAGTTTTCCGCGGCCGAAACGATCGCGTCGTTATCCGGGAAAAATGAAGTCGTCCCTAATTTCATGAATTTAGCCGTGCATAAGAGCGTTGCGCGCTCCGTATTCCTTGCCGCCGGAGGGACCAGGCGATAA
- a CDS encoding sialidase family protein — translation MKRNIFLIIMGLFLTAALFTPLKETLSSILEPGAPVISLPAQTMLPESLSPYTELPYKELIVPPEPSVSLHTPCVVELPDGELFAVYSHTMDWRSRRSLWSSRLPPGAREWTKPSVIKNNHTMDEKNPVLFLDKDNKLRMLWALQQNPSKWNHRDIIQVRVSNDLGNTWEEAHNLGTPVGYLTRTHPVRLHNGWFVLPIYMDWSASSAVVISKDGGLTWGKPKWILPFLGIEPAMIQRSDQSLFALMRSGMWPRRCWQAVSKDLGRNWKERSVSDINNPGSALDMVKLRNGHVVLVFNNSKKNRYNLSLALSYDDGKTWPHIKSIEDQDGHVYAYPSIIQDRYGLIHVVYAYDNHRNIAHFVTNEKWIED, via the coding sequence ATGAAAAGAAATATTTTTTTAATAATAATGGGTCTTTTCCTGACAGCGGCATTGTTCACGCCCCTCAAGGAAACCCTATCCTCGATCCTGGAGCCTGGCGCCCCCGTAATATCTCTTCCGGCGCAAACGATGCTCCCGGAGTCGCTCAGCCCTTATACCGAACTGCCTTATAAAGAACTGATAGTCCCTCCTGAGCCGTCCGTGTCATTACATACGCCATGCGTTGTGGAATTACCTGACGGAGAATTGTTCGCCGTCTACTCTCATACGATGGACTGGAGGTCCCGCAGGTCTCTCTGGAGCTCAAGGCTGCCGCCCGGCGCCCGTGAATGGACTAAGCCGTCAGTTATTAAGAATAACCATACAATGGACGAAAAAAATCCCGTGCTTTTCCTGGATAAGGATAATAAGCTGCGGATGTTATGGGCATTACAGCAGAATCCTTCAAAATGGAACCACCGGGATATTATACAGGTAAGGGTATCCAATGATCTTGGGAATACATGGGAAGAGGCCCATAATCTCGGGACGCCTGTGGGATATCTGACGAGAACGCATCCGGTAAGGCTTCATAACGGTTGGTTCGTTTTGCCCATATATATGGATTGGAGCGCTTCTTCCGCTGTCGTTATTTCCAAAGACGGCGGCTTAACCTGGGGTAAACCTAAATGGATATTACCATTCCTCGGCATTGAGCCGGCCATGATCCAGAGGTCAGATCAGAGTTTATTCGCGCTTATGCGTTCCGGGATGTGGCCTCGCAGGTGCTGGCAGGCGGTGAGTAAAGACCTCGGACGCAACTGGAAAGAGCGAAGTGTTTCCGACATCAATAACCCGGGTTCTGCTCTTGATATGGTGAAGCTCCGGAACGGGCATGTTGTACTGGTATTCAATAATTCCAAGAAGAACAGGTATAATTTAAGCCTCGCCTTATCATACGACGACGGTAAAACATGGCCGCATATAAAATCAATCGAGGACCAGGACGGCCATGTCTATGCCTATCCTTCTATAATCCAGGATAGGTACGGGCTTATCCATGTGGTGTACGCTTACGATAATCACCGGAACATAGCTCATTTCGTAACGAATGAAAAGTGGATAGAGGACTAA
- a CDS encoding trehalose-6-phosphate synthase, producing MRRLLLFILPILIIVTIAFIGFGIFQVRTEEKRLLDELMRKARAVAESMELSVQHALANNNIRDARWLVEKFQRRERSQGCVIYDKDGNVIAITDRFSEWTHRPKPYIKDAIASKDARGVVEQFKDYSVYSFVLPITNDEGNAIGAEEVLYDTSYVFTQMAELWKRLSTVLITLMIFIILISLLVQRQIFTAPVEQLTEWFRRFQKGEIDTKHPINEKGELGKLASEVEQAALSIRVARKAVSEEATERIQKEDLWTDARLKDVVRSKLGENALFIASNREPYLHMMNEITGKAECTRPASGVVTALDPIMRACGGTWIAHGSANADRRFVNSKNKLGVPPGEDRYILKRVWLTKEEEDGYYYGFSNEGLWPLCHITYTRPIFRESDWQTYKKVNQKFADNILEELPGKNPFIFIQDYHFTLLPQMIKSKRPDAIIALFWHIPWPNPEVFSVCPYQAEILDGMLGCDLIGFHVQYHCNNFIDTANRLLECRIDTEKFSIVRSGVETLIRSFPISVDVGINSTIDRDEEEEIAKIRKEFELDGKIVALGVDRIDYTKGLAERMMAVDRFLEKYPNYKGKFVLIQIGAPSRTHIKRYHDLMGELDELAERINWKYMNDEWKPIIYLKRHFSPEEIKPFYRIADICIVSSLHDGMNLVAKEYIAAKNDLNGSLILSRFTGAARELTDAVQVNPYSMEEFADSIRLAADMPLPEKKRRMENMRKIITDNNIYKWAGNIITELTTIKKV from the coding sequence ATGAGAAGGCTTCTTTTGTTCATATTGCCGATCCTTATCATCGTGACGATAGCGTTTATCGGCTTTGGCATATTCCAGGTCAGGACGGAAGAGAAGCGGCTGCTTGACGAGCTGATGCGGAAAGCCAGGGCCGTAGCGGAGAGCATGGAGCTATCTGTACAGCATGCCCTGGCAAATAACAACATACGCGACGCCAGATGGTTGGTTGAAAAATTCCAGAGGAGGGAAAGGTCGCAGGGATGCGTTATTTATGACAAGGACGGAAACGTCATAGCGATTACCGACAGGTTCTCGGAATGGACGCACAGGCCTAAACCGTATATAAAAGACGCGATCGCGAGTAAGGATGCGCGGGGAGTGGTCGAGCAATTCAAGGATTACAGCGTTTACAGTTTTGTCCTGCCGATAACAAATGATGAGGGAAACGCTATAGGCGCGGAAGAAGTCTTGTACGATACCTCATATGTCTTTACGCAGATGGCCGAGCTGTGGAAGAGGCTGAGTACGGTCCTGATAACGCTCATGATATTTATCATATTGATCTCGTTACTGGTGCAGCGCCAGATATTTACCGCTCCGGTAGAGCAGCTTACCGAATGGTTCAGGCGGTTCCAGAAAGGCGAGATAGATACTAAGCATCCGATCAATGAGAAAGGGGAACTCGGTAAGTTGGCCAGTGAGGTAGAGCAGGCCGCTCTCAGCATAAGAGTGGCCCGGAAAGCTGTGAGCGAAGAGGCTACCGAGAGGATACAGAAGGAAGACCTGTGGACCGACGCGAGATTAAAAGATGTCGTAAGGTCGAAGCTGGGAGAGAACGCCCTATTCATCGCGTCAAACAGGGAGCCGTACCTGCATATGATGAATGAGATAACCGGCAAAGCCGAATGCACCCGTCCGGCCAGCGGCGTAGTAACGGCTCTCGACCCGATAATGCGCGCCTGCGGCGGGACATGGATCGCCCATGGCAGCGCAAACGCCGACAGGAGATTCGTTAATTCCAAAAATAAGCTTGGAGTTCCGCCCGGCGAAGACCGTTATATACTGAAAAGGGTATGGTTAACGAAAGAGGAGGAGGACGGTTATTACTACGGGTTCTCGAATGAAGGCTTATGGCCGTTATGTCATATAACCTATACGAGGCCGATATTCAGGGAGTCTGATTGGCAGACTTACAAAAAGGTCAACCAGAAGTTCGCGGATAACATATTGGAAGAGCTCCCCGGCAAGAACCCTTTTATATTCATCCAGGATTACCATTTTACCCTCCTGCCTCAGATGATAAAGTCAAAAAGGCCGGACGCGATCATCGCGCTTTTCTGGCACATACCATGGCCGAATCCGGAAGTATTTTCGGTATGCCCCTATCAGGCGGAAATCCTGGACGGAATGTTGGGATGCGACCTGATAGGGTTCCACGTCCAGTATCACTGCAATAATTTCATAGATACAGCGAATAGATTATTAGAATGCCGGATTGACACGGAAAAATTCAGCATAGTCCGCTCAGGCGTGGAGACATTAATACGGTCATTCCCGATAAGTGTGGATGTCGGGATTAATTCAACGATCGACCGGGATGAAGAAGAAGAGATAGCTAAAATCCGTAAAGAGTTTGAGCTTGACGGCAAGATAGTCGCTCTCGGCGTTGACAGGATAGATTATACAAAAGGCCTGGCCGAGCGCATGATGGCGGTTGACCGTTTCCTCGAAAAGTACCCGAACTATAAAGGTAAATTCGTGCTGATACAAATAGGAGCCCCCAGCAGGACGCATATAAAAAGATATCATGACCTTATGGGGGAACTTGATGAGTTGGCGGAAAGAATTAACTGGAAGTATATGAACGATGAATGGAAGCCTATAATATATCTCAAGCGGCATTTCTCGCCCGAAGAGATAAAACCGTTTTACAGGATCGCCGATATATGCATCGTGAGCTCGCTTCATGACGGGATGAATCTTGTAGCGAAAGAGTATATTGCCGCTAAGAACGACCTGAACGGCAGCCTCATATTAAGCCGGTTTACGGGCGCTGCAAGAGAACTAACCGACGCGGTCCAGGTCAACCCGTACTCTATGGAGGAGTTTGCCGATAGTATCAGGCTGGCCGCGGATATGCCGCTGCCGGAGAAGAAGAGGCGCATGGAAAATATGAGGAAGATCATCACGGATAATAATATCTACAAATGGGCGGGAAACATAATTACGGAATTGACCACTATAAAGAAGGTATGA
- the otsB gene encoding trehalose-phosphatase: MKYLFSDHERIKKELKGKFIYLFLDYDGTLSPIAESPGKAVMPRKTKDLLRKLSKMPDRKIAIVSGRALADISKRVGLKNIVYVGNHGFEIKGPKIEFKSPAPIRYKKALEEIKARLSANLSSVRGVYIEDKGFSLSVHYRLVDKKRAPLVKSEFFSAVLLHELRNTVNVKPGKMVLEVRPPVPWDKGKAVLWLLGRRLFAMRDRKKKVLPVYIGDDITDEDAFKSLKGRGITISVGKADRTTARYYVRDTEEVAMFLEAVSMV; encoded by the coding sequence ATGAAATATCTATTCTCGGATCATGAAAGGATAAAAAAGGAATTAAAAGGCAAATTCATATATCTATTTCTTGATTACGACGGCACGCTCTCGCCTATAGCCGAGTCTCCCGGCAAGGCTGTTATGCCGCGAAAGACGAAAGATCTGCTCCGGAAGTTGTCAAAGATGCCGGACCGGAAAATAGCTATTGTGAGCGGAAGGGCCCTGGCGGATATTTCAAAACGCGTAGGGTTAAAAAATATCGTATATGTGGGAAACCACGGATTTGAGATCAAGGGGCCGAAGATAGAATTTAAAAGCCCCGCGCCGATACGGTACAAAAAGGCGCTTGAGGAGATTAAGGCAAGATTGTCGGCAAACCTTTCTTCGGTCAGGGGCGTCTACATAGAAGACAAAGGGTTTTCCCTGAGCGTGCATTACAGGTTGGTGGATAAAAAAAGAGCGCCATTGGTAAAATCAGAATTTTTTTCCGCCGTTCTTTTACACGAATTAAGGAATACGGTCAACGTTAAGCCGGGGAAGATGGTGCTGGAAGTAAGGCCGCCGGTGCCGTGGGATAAGGGGAAGGCCGTCCTGTGGCTTTTAGGCCGCCGCTTATTCGCGATGCGGGATAGAAAGAAGAAGGTCCTCCCTGTATATATAGGCGATGACATAACGGATGAAGACGCGTTTAAATCTCTGAAAGGCCGGGGTATTACAATATCTGTGGGTAAAGCGGATAGGACAACGGCCCGGTATTATGTAAGGGATACTGAAGAAGTCGCGATGTTTTTAGAAGCCGTTTCAATGGTATAA
- a CDS encoding DUF5752 family protein, whose amino-acid sequence MAEKEIIKAREPFRFYTRLNLSELTGLKASNMEELLDRIKQVPESSIYHHTHRFLQQHQHLSPEPPNDFAYWVTNALGEKELGEELASIDTIQFSAISDLRQAFISVIEAYLKDNPESRNRSTHGSGAFYFIKSLSFILPTGYEANDLLEFSRILENISIDSIYFHIFEARLRVGKKINDFSYWIESSLGNKRLADSISRLDPYTYTLEDLRKTIIERVSKCI is encoded by the coding sequence ATGGCGGAAAAAGAGATAATTAAAGCGAGGGAGCCGTTTCGCTTCTATACGCGTCTCAATCTTTCCGAGTTGACCGGATTAAAGGCGTCAAATATGGAAGAACTGCTGGATCGCATAAAACAGGTGCCGGAATCCAGCATCTATCACCATACGCACAGGTTCCTACAGCAGCATCAGCATCTATCGCCCGAACCGCCCAATGACTTCGCGTATTGGGTCACGAACGCGCTTGGAGAGAAAGAACTGGGTGAGGAGCTGGCAAGTATAGATACGATACAGTTCAGCGCTATCAGCGATCTGCGTCAGGCCTTCATATCGGTCATCGAAGCCTACTTGAAAGACAATCCCGAATCCAGGAATAGGTCGACGCACGGAAGCGGCGCGTTCTATTTCATAAAATCCCTGAGTTTCATCCTTCCCACAGGATATGAAGCCAACGACCTATTGGAATTTTCCCGCATCCTTGAAAATATTTCCATAGATTCTATATATTTTCATATATTCGAAGCGCGCCTCAGGGTCGGAAAGAAAATCAATGATTTTTCCTACTGGATAGAGAGTTCGCTGGGCAATAAAAGACTGGCGGATTCAATATCGAGGCTGGATCCTTATACCTATACGCTGGAAGATCTCAGGAAGACTATCATAGAGAGGGTCTCAAAATGCATATAA
- a CDS encoding glycosyltransferase encodes MAKIEEYIPIVGQATIDDLRRISDKLKGKVIQNINSTSVGGGVAEILSRMIPLLKELGLDARWDVIKGGAQFFEVTKKFHNALHGKAEDIKQQDFDIFMETSQANIDQVDTYGDIIHIHDPQPIAMVNKKKDNKWIWRCHIDISDPDRKVWDFLKGFVVKYDAAVFSAPSFTRRLPNRQFLISPSIDPTSDKNRELPQDVIDGILKKYEIKNDKPIITQISRFDRLKDPVGVIKAYENVKKYVDCRLILAGGGAQDDPEGVEVLEEVREKARHDADIHVLLLPQDDIVVNALQRASAVIVQKSLKEGFGLTVAEALWKAKPVVASNVGGIPLQIAHKYSGLLCHSIEGAAFSIKQLLNSPKYAKKLGENGREHIKNNFLITRHIRDYMLLFLSLYYNEDTVYL; translated from the coding sequence ATGGCAAAGATAGAAGAATATATCCCTATAGTCGGACAGGCGACGATAGATGACCTGCGCCGGATCAGCGATAAGCTGAAAGGAAAGGTCATACAAAATATCAATTCGACCTCGGTCGGGGGAGGCGTGGCGGAGATACTTAGCCGTATGATACCCTTGTTAAAAGAATTAGGCCTCGACGCGCGGTGGGACGTCATCAAGGGAGGCGCCCAGTTTTTTGAGGTAACGAAGAAATTCCATAACGCGCTTCATGGCAAAGCGGAAGATATCAAACAGCAGGACTTCGATATCTTCATGGAGACAAGTCAGGCGAATATCGACCAGGTAGATACGTACGGAGACATCATCCATATTCACGACCCCCAGCCGATAGCCATGGTCAATAAAAAAAAGGACAATAAATGGATATGGCGCTGCCATATTGATATATCGGACCCCGATCGCAAGGTTTGGGACTTTCTTAAGGGCTTCGTAGTGAAATATGACGCGGCGGTCTTTTCCGCGCCCAGTTTTACGCGAAGACTGCCGAACAGGCAGTTCCTGATATCGCCGTCCATAGATCCCACGAGCGATAAGAATAGGGAACTGCCGCAGGATGTTATAGACGGGATCCTGAAAAAATATGAGATCAAAAATGATAAGCCGATAATAACCCAGATATCCAGGTTTGACAGGCTGAAAGACCCGGTGGGCGTAATAAAAGCGTATGAAAACGTCAAAAAGTACGTTGATTGCCGGCTTATTCTTGCCGGAGGAGGCGCTCAAGACGATCCGGAGGGGGTGGAGGTGCTGGAGGAGGTGCGGGAAAAAGCCAGGCATGACGCGGATATCCATGTGTTATTATTGCCCCAGGATGATATAGTCGTGAACGCGCTTCAGCGCGCTTCAGCGGTAATAGTGCAGAAATCCCTTAAAGAGGGTTTTGGGCTGACGGTTGCCGAAGCCTTATGGAAGGCGAAGCCGGTTGTGGCGTCAAATGTCGGAGGTATCCCTCTCCAGATAGCGCATAAATATTCCGGGCTTTTATGCCACTCCATCGAAGGGGCCGCGTTTTCGATAAAACAGCTGCTCAACAGCCCTAAATACGCCAAAAAGCTCGGAGAGAACGGCCGGGAGCACATAAAGAATAATTTTTTGATAACGCGCCATATAAGAGATTACATGCTGCTATTCCTGTCGCTATATTATAATGAGGATACCGTATATTTATAA
- a CDS encoding diadenylate cyclase, whose translation MMLEHIASYFQYVKFTDVADIGIISIFIYLILVWFKKTRARFILIGMIMLAFLYILARLFGLYLTTVALQAFFAVAFIMIAIIFQDDFRHFFERIGIFGVKRRERGVKPFSQNAEIILSALANLSRKRIGALIVIRGEDPLDRHLEAGLDVDAMVSQVLLESIFDRHVPSHDGAVIIEGGRVTKLGCHLPLSTNIKEIGRLGTRHAAALGIAENTDALSLVVSEEEGSISVAEDGRIRHLKDAAHLNSTLMEFYRKKFPEKKTMGLTRFLTVHYPEKIIAVLVAFSLWMAFGHRVENVRRDFVAPIEYRNLAENRIIDEPKTKEVTVTLSGTEQGFNLIRQDELKISLDMSKIADGTNEIALSNDMVRNFSNLSVVNVEPRQIVLNSYRLIPLTIPVELKTRGKPPPGIIVRSVKIEPDSVSIVIPSTASRDKIYISTEPIDLTAITETTTVIPKLIVAPDIRFSGDKSPDLKVIVEAEKKKRPE comes from the coding sequence ATGATGCTGGAACATATCGCGTCTTATTTTCAATATGTGAAATTTACGGATGTTGCCGATATCGGAATCATTTCTATATTTATATATCTGATACTGGTCTGGTTCAAAAAGACCAGGGCGCGTTTCATATTGATCGGCATGATAATGCTGGCGTTTCTCTATATATTGGCCCGCTTATTCGGTCTTTATTTGACCACCGTGGCCCTGCAGGCGTTTTTCGCGGTGGCTTTTATTATGATAGCCATAATATTTCAGGACGATTTTCGCCACTTTTTCGAGAGAATCGGGATTTTCGGCGTTAAGCGCAGAGAGCGCGGCGTAAAGCCATTTTCGCAAAACGCGGAAATTATATTAAGCGCCCTGGCTAACCTGTCCCGCAAAAGGATAGGAGCCCTGATCGTTATAAGAGGGGAAGATCCTCTCGACAGGCACCTTGAGGCGGGCCTTGACGTTGACGCGATGGTGAGCCAGGTCCTTCTCGAAAGCATCTTTGACCGCCACGTGCCAAGCCACGACGGCGCCGTAATTATCGAGGGAGGCCGCGTAACTAAATTAGGATGCCATTTGCCGCTTTCAACGAATATCAAAGAGATCGGGCGGCTCGGTACGCGCCATGCCGCGGCATTAGGCATAGCCGAAAATACAGACGCCCTCTCCCTTGTTGTTTCAGAAGAGGAGGGGAGCATTTCGGTGGCGGAGGACGGCAGAATAAGGCATTTAAAAGACGCCGCGCACCTTAATAGCACGCTGATGGAATTTTACCGGAAGAAATTTCCGGAAAAGAAGACCATGGGTTTAACGCGTTTTTTGACTGTCCATTATCCGGAGAAGATAATTGCCGTCCTGGTCGCCTTCAGCCTATGGATGGCGTTCGGGCACCGGGTCGAAAATGTCCGCCGGGATTTTGTCGCCCCTATCGAATACAGGAACCTTGCCGAAAACCGGATCATTGACGAACCAAAGACAAAAGAGGTAACGGTAACATTGAGCGGCACCGAACAGGGATTCAATCTCATCCGTCAGGATGAATTAAAAATATCATTGGATATGTCGAAGATAGCGGACGGGACGAACGAGATAGCTCTTTCTAACGACATGGTGCGGAATTTTTCCAACCTATCGGTTGTCAATGTAGAACCCAGGCAGATCGTTTTAAACTCATACCGGCTTATACCGCTTACGATACCGGTCGAATTAAAGACCAGGGGAAAACCTCCGCCGGGTATTATAGTGCGAAGCGTTAAGATAGAACCGGATTCAGTCTCGATCGTGATCCCAAGCACAGCATCACGCGATAAAATCTATATCAGCACGGAGCCTATTGACTTAACGGCGATAACCGAAACGACGACCGTCATCCCTAAGCTTATAGTCGCTCCTGATATCCGCTTTTCCGGCGACAAAAGCCCCGACCTGAAAGTCATCGTTGAAGCCGAAAAGAAAAAAAGACCGGAGTAG
- a CDS encoding cation diffusion facilitator family transporter: MMKAASISLWFNVVLFIFKLGALIVVRSLAIATDFAITVVGLTVSIILYNSLKLSVRPADLLHNYGYGKVEHVCEAMEGIVLMGIAIIMSFQAFATFFRPSHVTFPWIGFASSALSLSLNFVGAFFLFQLARKSLSPAVKAEAVHYTLEGFISTAIGCAFIVTILLKSSPYTAIEPYIDPTVTILVSLAISLPSIKLTKQAFVNLLDISIEEPGKMETVVRLAQHADEYCNFKGLKTRTAGHKKFIEVKLIMPKDMAFSNAYEIVSKIEKDIAGGVPDSEVTVIMVPCAKDCGLIQDKKPCPYL; the protein is encoded by the coding sequence ATGATGAAGGCCGCGAGCATCAGCCTCTGGTTCAACGTCGTGCTGTTTATTTTTAAGCTCGGGGCATTGATCGTCGTCCGGTCGCTGGCCATCGCTACGGATTTCGCGATAACCGTAGTCGGGCTTACCGTATCCATTATACTTTATAATTCGCTAAAGCTGTCGGTAAGGCCCGCCGACCTGTTACATAATTACGGTTACGGAAAAGTGGAGCATGTATGCGAGGCTATGGAGGGCATAGTCCTTATGGGGATAGCCATAATTATGTCCTTCCAGGCATTTGCCACGTTCTTCCGGCCGAGCCACGTCACCTTTCCATGGATAGGCTTCGCTTCGAGTGCGCTAAGCCTGTCGCTTAATTTCGTCGGGGCTTTCTTTTTATTCCAGCTGGCCCGCAAGAGCCTATCCCCGGCGGTCAAAGCGGAAGCGGTGCACTATACACTGGAAGGGTTTATATCTACGGCGATCGGGTGCGCTTTTATAGTGACCATACTGCTTAAATCGAGCCCATACACAGCTATAGAGCCGTACATCGATCCTACCGTTACTATACTTGTGAGCCTCGCGATCTCGCTGCCTTCAATCAAACTCACAAAGCAGGCGTTTGTAAATCTGCTGGATATCTCGATAGAGGAGCCGGGAAAGATGGAGACCGTCGTGAGGCTGGCCCAGCACGCGGATGAATACTGTAATTTTAAGGGCTTGAAGACGCGTACAGCGGGGCATAAGAAGTTCATAGAGGTAAAATTGATCATGCCTAAGGATATGGCTTTTTCCAACGCGTATGAGATCGTATCAAAGATCGAGAAGGATATCGCGGGGGGAGTCCCCGACAGCGAAGTGACCGTTATAATGGTGCCGTGCGCGAAGGATTGCGGCCTGATACAGGACAAAAAACCTTGCCCATATTTATAA